A genomic segment from Mastomys coucha isolate ucsf_1 unplaced genomic scaffold, UCSF_Mcou_1 pScaffold7, whole genome shotgun sequence encodes:
- the Aard gene encoding alanine and arginine-rich domain-containing protein, with the protein MGLGDYSHCRQRMSRGLYGVSGRAALWSPAFHPVHRTPCGTWRIEAPDHVRASSPVLEHLRRQLERAFQRAAARGRVRRAREAVAAVAAAAAAAREERSRARMECALARLRAELLELRFQNHQLARTLLDLNMKMQQLKKRQDQELASKPQSPQDEEMNEEMNTECGNA; encoded by the exons ATGGGTTTGGGTGACTACAGCCACTGCAGACAGAGGATGTCCCGGGGACTCTACGGAGTCTCTGGAAGGGCTGCGCTCTGGTCCCCAGCCTTCCACCCGGTACACCGCACGCCTTGCGGCACCTGGCGCATCGAAGCGCCAGATCACGTCCGGGCGTCCAGCCCGGTGCTGGAGCACCTCCGGAGGCAGCTGGAGCGCGCCTTCCAGCGGGCGGCGGCACGCGGGCGCGTCAGGCGTGCGCGGGAGGCggtggcggcggtggcggcggccgCCGCGGCAGCTCGGGAGGAGCGGAGTCGGGCGCGCATGGAGTGCGCCCTGGCCCGGCTGCGCGCGGAGCTG ctggAACTGCGTTTCCAGAACCACCAGCTGGCCCGAACTTTACTGGATTTAAACATGAAAATGCAGCAGCTGAAGAAGAGGCAGGACCAGGAGCTTGCTTCCAAACCCCAGAGCCCACAGGATGAGGAGATGAACGAGGAGATGAATACCGAGTGCGGAAACGCATAG